A region of Culicoides brevitarsis isolate CSIRO-B50_1 chromosome 1, AGI_CSIRO_Cbre_v1, whole genome shotgun sequence DNA encodes the following proteins:
- the LOC134836891 gene encoding SLIT-ROBO Rho GTPase-activating protein 1-like isoform X2: MFQCIIQQRNGWIHAPNPEFRDVFPDIRLQLNEQLRCLDVRVESQVSLIQELQDFFRRRGEVELDYSKSLDKLAKSLQLRHKEQKQKREQWPLFSSYTCWQQLVNQTKSLSKDHAALSEIYSTHLVARLQTVCEDVQRIYRRCREIGYETHEEILRVLQELHTTMKTYHTYQAECKEAEKKLRTAETQRTKLQQTVPKEKLDRSKKYRLIQKEELKRLNKYTDARLKALKAKNEYQLCLEASNTTIHKYFVEDLSDLIDCMDLGFHSVVSRALLLHVSADQGRCRAVLSNAETLSHIVHAMDSRADKQKFLEQHHGAFMIPKRLEFQGQQDEVEPELQKALHQEMESRLTHLETRVNNLRMESEEIWKTLEAAEVNLLEILNTKDYDCSSLFGDTQFNKLDAITSKQRADKQEIEEFYITKIREYILCTSRIARLDSKAEFLRNILAKESALNSSITSSKALAPKRKRIGRMNMSGRPKLFGGSLEEYLEATQEDIPLIMRSCIKIINLYGLHHQGIFRVSGSQVEISNFREWFERGDDPLADTTDASDINSVAGVLKLFLRELREPIFPIIYFDHLLSIAQLDTKQEIIQGIRKFISNLPRSVIIVVRYLFDFLNHLSEYSDENMMDAYNLAICFGPTLMPAPEDKDQVQYQNQVNELIKNIIIYHEDVFPRDIGGIFYEKYITNEPFDEIDVGDSPTDQVTEDPDSEVYPSEDESDTFEATVQFDFNARSERELSLRKGEAITLYNQVSNDWWRGQVNGKTGLIPDKYISLKIKDEDREKSSDHMKSSSSEESVRKRRPSGNISLNSQLSICTQNSNTLSNITYGSDYTASTVSASIPAPVLPKSISQASTPHHVQSIDVSSSDKNGLKETDFPQYENTETLKKHSGYVYHDEPHSFENTIEFMEDSNHFTYESSAEKRSPNRPEPIYAEPTKISLSNKENCDTSEDESVVLRPKPKEDTGPKLSLLRNSDGIDCDMPDSSEKRFSDSDINKNGDVPSETLENRPSFRRYHSKSLSLSENRVALGASIFQQHRDLWQQRAAGKSQQNIGPQRILSRNRIAPDLVMDLPNDLADAQIRASRESLDGEAENLTSAERFATQNQCTLKKNERFLSEADIGKKEVKLECKIIAEKPKAEVRPQQENLSRVPTVEIQCGDGDENDELLHINEPGSSGGLEEKQNMSRSLRDVSKSPIPLHNTQKFASQFAGLHLTGGCMGKADTAAQGNLTSFKPQVKVKPQIMKKPLVLPPTTPEMNRRASSQE, from the exons ataTTCGTCTTCAACTGAACGAGCAACTGAGATGTTTGGATGTTCGTGTCGAATCGCAAGTGTCACTCATACAGGAGTTGCAGGATTTCTTCCGACGGCGCGGCGAAGTTGAATTGGATTACAGCAAAAGTCTCGATAAGCTCGCGAAAAGTTTGCAATTGCGACACAAGGAGCAgaaacaaaa acGTGAACAATGGCCATTATTTTCATCGTACACATGCTGGCAACAGTTGGTCAATCAGACAAAATCGCTGTCGAAGGATCACGCTGCCTTGTCGGAAATTTATTCGACCCATTTGGTAGCAAGACTACAGACCGTGTGTGAGGATGTGCAGCGGATTTATCGGagg tgtcGAGAAATCGGATATGAAACACACGAAGAAATATTGCGCGTGTTGCAGGAATTGCACACGACAATGAAAACGTATCACACGTATCAGGCGGAATGCAAGGAGGCAGAGAAGAAATTACGCACTGCTGAGACACAGAGGACCAAGTTGCAGCAGACTGtaccaaaagaaaaattagatcGTAGTAAAAAGTATAGACTGATCCAAAAAGAAGAGCTcaag cGCTTAAACAAATACACGGATGCAAGACTGAAGGCtttaaaagccaaaaatgAATATCAATTATGTTTAGAGGCATCAAACACAACCATTCACAAATATTTCGTAGAAGATTTGAGTGATCTGATAGAT TGCATGGATTTAGGCTTCCATTCAGTCGTTTCCCGTGCTTTGCTGCTACACGTATCGGCAGATCAAGGAAGATGTCGTGCCGTACTCTCCAATGCCGAGACATTATCACACATTGTGCATGCGATGGACTCGCGCGCCGACAAGCAAAAGTTCCTTGAGCAACATCATGGTGCGTTTATGATCCCAAAACGCTTGGAGTTCCAAGGGCAGCAAGATgaa gttgaaCCGGAACTACAAAAGGCCTTGCATCAGGAGATGGAATCGCGTTTGACACATTTGGAAACTCGCGTGAACAATTTGAGGATGGAATCGGAAGAAATTTGGAAGACACTCGAAGCTGCTGAAGTAAATCTCTTGGAAATTCTCAACACGAAGGATTACGATTGCAGCAGTTTGTTTGGCGATACGCAATTTAATAAGTTAGATGCCATTACGAGCAAACAACGCGCTGACAAACAAGAAATTGAAGAGTTTTATATTACg aaaatccGTGAATATATTTTGTGCACATCTCGAATCGCGAGACTCGATTCCAAAGCAGAATTCTTGCGAAATATCCTCGCAAAGGAGTCTGCATTGAACAGCAGTATTACAAGCAGCAAGGCGTTAGCTCCGAAACG CAAACGAATTGGTCGCATGAACATGTCGGGACGCCCCAAACTCTTTGGCGGTTCATTGGAGGAATATTTGGAGGCAACACAGGAAGATATCCCTCTCATAATGCGAAGTTGCATCAAAATCATCAACTTGTACGGACTCCATCATCAAGGCATTTTCCGTGTGTCGGGATCTCAAGTCGAAATCAGCAACTTCCGTGAATGGTTTGAGCGTGGCGATGATCCGTTAGCTGATACAACAGATGCTTCCGATATCAATTCTGTGGCGGGCGTTTTGAAACTCTTCTTGCGTGAACTGAGAGAACCAATTTTcccgattatttattttgatcacTTACTATCGATAGcac aaTTAGACACTAAACAGGAAATAATTCAAGGAATCCGAAAATTCATTTCCAATCTTCCACGTAGCGTTATTATCGTCGTCAGATATTTGTTTGACTTCCTGAACca tttatcagAATACTCCGATGAGAATATGATGGATGCCTATAACTTAGCGATCTGTTTTGGACCAACTTTGATGCCTGCTCCCGAGGACAAAGATCAAGTTCAATATCAGAATCAa gtgAACGAgcttatcaaaaatataataatttaccaTGAAGACGTCTTCCCACGTGACATTGGAGGcatcttttatgaaaaatacatCACCAATGAGCCATTTGATGAAAT tgACGTGGGCGATTCACCTACCGATCAAGTAACAGAGGATCCCGATTCCGAAGTTTATCCCTCCGAAGATGAATCTGACACGTTTGAGGCAACCGTTCAATTCGACTTTAATGCAAGATCTGAACGGGAATTGTCCTTGAGGAAAGGAGAAGCCATCACTTTGTACAATCaa gtttCTAACGATTGGTGGCGTGGACAAGTGAATGGCAAAACAGGATTAATTCCCGATAAATATATTTCACTCAAGATAaa ggatGAAGACCGCGAAAAATCAAGCGATCACATGAAATCATCGAGTTCGGAGGAATCTGTGCGCAAAAGACGTCCCAGCGGAAACATTTCTCTCAACAGTCAACTTTCGATCTGCACCCAAAATTCCAATACGTTGTCCAATATCACCTATGGCAGCGATTATACCGCATCTACAGTAAGCGCGTCAATTCCGGCGCCTGTTCTCCCAAAATCTATCTCGCAAGCAAGCACACCGCATCACGTTCAATCCATCGACGTTTCGTCGTCGGACAAAAATGGACTAAAAGAAACGGATTTTCCGCAATACGAGAACACGGAAACGCTGAAGAAGCACTCGGGCTATGTGTATCACGACGAGCCGCATTCCTTCGAAAATACCATTGAATTCATGGAGGACTCGAATCACTTCACTTACGAG tcatcAGCAGAGAAGCGTTCTCCCAATCGTCCCGAGCCAATTTATGCTGAACccacaaaaatttctctctccaACAAGGAAAATTGCGATACGAGCGAAGACGAAAGTGTCGTTTTGCGTCCCAAGCCCAAAGAAGATACGGGTCCGAAGCTTTCTCTCTTGCGAAATAGTGACGGAATCGACTGCGACATGCCCGACTCGTCGGAAAAGCGCTTTTCTGACAGCGATATCAACAAAAATGGCGACGTCCCGAGCGAAACACTCGAAAATCGGCCGAGTTTTCGTCGGTATCACAGCAAAAGTTTGAGTTTATCCGAAAATCGTGTCGCTTTGGGTGCTTCCATCTTCCAACAGCATCGAGATCTGTGGCAACAACGTGCTGCCGGCAAATCTCAACAAAATATCGGACCTCAACGGATACTTTCACGCAATAGAATTGCTCCAGATTTAGTCATGGATCTCCCGAATGACCTTGCGGATGCTCAAATTCGTGCTTCACGCGAATCCTTGGATGGCGAAGCGGAAAATTTAACCTCAGCTGAACGATTTGCGACCCAAAATCAATGTACGTTGAAGAAAAACGAGCGATTTTTGTCGGAAGCTGACATCGGAAAGAAAGAAGTCAAGCTGGAATGCAAAATAATCGCCGAAAAACCAAAAGCGGAAGTCAGACCGCAGCAGGAAAACTTGTCACGCGTTCCAACAGTCGAAATTCAGTGCGGCGATGGGGATGAAAACGACGAATTGCTTCACATAAACGAACCCGGATCATCTGGCGGCTTGGAGGAAAAGCAAAATATGTCACGTTCCTTGCGCGATGTCTCGAAATCGCCAATTCCGCTTCATAACACGCAAAAATTCGCATCGCAGTTCGCGGGACTTCATCTCACGGGCGGATGCATGGGCAAAGCAGATACCGCAGCACAGGGCAATTTGACGTCATTCAAGCCGCAAGTCAAAGTAAAGCcacaaattatgaaaaaaccgCTCGTTCTTCCTCCGACAACGCCTGAGATGAATCGACGTGCCAGCAgtcaagaataa
- the LOC134836891 gene encoding SLIT-ROBO Rho GTPase-activating protein 1-like isoform X1 gives MNGVTAMDENGEDSIKSPIKRLGSTRKLLLFNNIRLQLNEQLRCLDVRVESQVSLIQELQDFFRRRGEVELDYSKSLDKLAKSLQLRHKEQKQKREQWPLFSSYTCWQQLVNQTKSLSKDHAALSEIYSTHLVARLQTVCEDVQRIYRRCREIGYETHEEILRVLQELHTTMKTYHTYQAECKEAEKKLRTAETQRTKLQQTVPKEKLDRSKKYRLIQKEELKRLNKYTDARLKALKAKNEYQLCLEASNTTIHKYFVEDLSDLIDCMDLGFHSVVSRALLLHVSADQGRCRAVLSNAETLSHIVHAMDSRADKQKFLEQHHGAFMIPKRLEFQGQQDEVEPELQKALHQEMESRLTHLETRVNNLRMESEEIWKTLEAAEVNLLEILNTKDYDCSSLFGDTQFNKLDAITSKQRADKQEIEEFYITKIREYILCTSRIARLDSKAEFLRNILAKESALNSSITSSKALAPKRKRIGRMNMSGRPKLFGGSLEEYLEATQEDIPLIMRSCIKIINLYGLHHQGIFRVSGSQVEISNFREWFERGDDPLADTTDASDINSVAGVLKLFLRELREPIFPIIYFDHLLSIAQLDTKQEIIQGIRKFISNLPRSVIIVVRYLFDFLNHLSEYSDENMMDAYNLAICFGPTLMPAPEDKDQVQYQNQVNELIKNIIIYHEDVFPRDIGGIFYEKYITNEPFDEIDVGDSPTDQVTEDPDSEVYPSEDESDTFEATVQFDFNARSERELSLRKGEAITLYNQVSNDWWRGQVNGKTGLIPDKYISLKIKDEDREKSSDHMKSSSSEESVRKRRPSGNISLNSQLSICTQNSNTLSNITYGSDYTASTVSASIPAPVLPKSISQASTPHHVQSIDVSSSDKNGLKETDFPQYENTETLKKHSGYVYHDEPHSFENTIEFMEDSNHFTYESSAEKRSPNRPEPIYAEPTKISLSNKENCDTSEDESVVLRPKPKEDTGPKLSLLRNSDGIDCDMPDSSEKRFSDSDINKNGDVPSETLENRPSFRRYHSKSLSLSENRVALGASIFQQHRDLWQQRAAGKSQQNIGPQRILSRNRIAPDLVMDLPNDLADAQIRASRESLDGEAENLTSAERFATQNQCTLKKNERFLSEADIGKKEVKLECKIIAEKPKAEVRPQQENLSRVPTVEIQCGDGDENDELLHINEPGSSGGLEEKQNMSRSLRDVSKSPIPLHNTQKFASQFAGLHLTGGCMGKADTAAQGNLTSFKPQVKVKPQIMKKPLVLPPTTPEMNRRASSQE, from the exons ataTTCGTCTTCAACTGAACGAGCAACTGAGATGTTTGGATGTTCGTGTCGAATCGCAAGTGTCACTCATACAGGAGTTGCAGGATTTCTTCCGACGGCGCGGCGAAGTTGAATTGGATTACAGCAAAAGTCTCGATAAGCTCGCGAAAAGTTTGCAATTGCGACACAAGGAGCAgaaacaaaa acGTGAACAATGGCCATTATTTTCATCGTACACATGCTGGCAACAGTTGGTCAATCAGACAAAATCGCTGTCGAAGGATCACGCTGCCTTGTCGGAAATTTATTCGACCCATTTGGTAGCAAGACTACAGACCGTGTGTGAGGATGTGCAGCGGATTTATCGGagg tgtcGAGAAATCGGATATGAAACACACGAAGAAATATTGCGCGTGTTGCAGGAATTGCACACGACAATGAAAACGTATCACACGTATCAGGCGGAATGCAAGGAGGCAGAGAAGAAATTACGCACTGCTGAGACACAGAGGACCAAGTTGCAGCAGACTGtaccaaaagaaaaattagatcGTAGTAAAAAGTATAGACTGATCCAAAAAGAAGAGCTcaag cGCTTAAACAAATACACGGATGCAAGACTGAAGGCtttaaaagccaaaaatgAATATCAATTATGTTTAGAGGCATCAAACACAACCATTCACAAATATTTCGTAGAAGATTTGAGTGATCTGATAGAT TGCATGGATTTAGGCTTCCATTCAGTCGTTTCCCGTGCTTTGCTGCTACACGTATCGGCAGATCAAGGAAGATGTCGTGCCGTACTCTCCAATGCCGAGACATTATCACACATTGTGCATGCGATGGACTCGCGCGCCGACAAGCAAAAGTTCCTTGAGCAACATCATGGTGCGTTTATGATCCCAAAACGCTTGGAGTTCCAAGGGCAGCAAGATgaa gttgaaCCGGAACTACAAAAGGCCTTGCATCAGGAGATGGAATCGCGTTTGACACATTTGGAAACTCGCGTGAACAATTTGAGGATGGAATCGGAAGAAATTTGGAAGACACTCGAAGCTGCTGAAGTAAATCTCTTGGAAATTCTCAACACGAAGGATTACGATTGCAGCAGTTTGTTTGGCGATACGCAATTTAATAAGTTAGATGCCATTACGAGCAAACAACGCGCTGACAAACAAGAAATTGAAGAGTTTTATATTACg aaaatccGTGAATATATTTTGTGCACATCTCGAATCGCGAGACTCGATTCCAAAGCAGAATTCTTGCGAAATATCCTCGCAAAGGAGTCTGCATTGAACAGCAGTATTACAAGCAGCAAGGCGTTAGCTCCGAAACG CAAACGAATTGGTCGCATGAACATGTCGGGACGCCCCAAACTCTTTGGCGGTTCATTGGAGGAATATTTGGAGGCAACACAGGAAGATATCCCTCTCATAATGCGAAGTTGCATCAAAATCATCAACTTGTACGGACTCCATCATCAAGGCATTTTCCGTGTGTCGGGATCTCAAGTCGAAATCAGCAACTTCCGTGAATGGTTTGAGCGTGGCGATGATCCGTTAGCTGATACAACAGATGCTTCCGATATCAATTCTGTGGCGGGCGTTTTGAAACTCTTCTTGCGTGAACTGAGAGAACCAATTTTcccgattatttattttgatcacTTACTATCGATAGcac aaTTAGACACTAAACAGGAAATAATTCAAGGAATCCGAAAATTCATTTCCAATCTTCCACGTAGCGTTATTATCGTCGTCAGATATTTGTTTGACTTCCTGAACca tttatcagAATACTCCGATGAGAATATGATGGATGCCTATAACTTAGCGATCTGTTTTGGACCAACTTTGATGCCTGCTCCCGAGGACAAAGATCAAGTTCAATATCAGAATCAa gtgAACGAgcttatcaaaaatataataatttaccaTGAAGACGTCTTCCCACGTGACATTGGAGGcatcttttatgaaaaatacatCACCAATGAGCCATTTGATGAAAT tgACGTGGGCGATTCACCTACCGATCAAGTAACAGAGGATCCCGATTCCGAAGTTTATCCCTCCGAAGATGAATCTGACACGTTTGAGGCAACCGTTCAATTCGACTTTAATGCAAGATCTGAACGGGAATTGTCCTTGAGGAAAGGAGAAGCCATCACTTTGTACAATCaa gtttCTAACGATTGGTGGCGTGGACAAGTGAATGGCAAAACAGGATTAATTCCCGATAAATATATTTCACTCAAGATAaa ggatGAAGACCGCGAAAAATCAAGCGATCACATGAAATCATCGAGTTCGGAGGAATCTGTGCGCAAAAGACGTCCCAGCGGAAACATTTCTCTCAACAGTCAACTTTCGATCTGCACCCAAAATTCCAATACGTTGTCCAATATCACCTATGGCAGCGATTATACCGCATCTACAGTAAGCGCGTCAATTCCGGCGCCTGTTCTCCCAAAATCTATCTCGCAAGCAAGCACACCGCATCACGTTCAATCCATCGACGTTTCGTCGTCGGACAAAAATGGACTAAAAGAAACGGATTTTCCGCAATACGAGAACACGGAAACGCTGAAGAAGCACTCGGGCTATGTGTATCACGACGAGCCGCATTCCTTCGAAAATACCATTGAATTCATGGAGGACTCGAATCACTTCACTTACGAG tcatcAGCAGAGAAGCGTTCTCCCAATCGTCCCGAGCCAATTTATGCTGAACccacaaaaatttctctctccaACAAGGAAAATTGCGATACGAGCGAAGACGAAAGTGTCGTTTTGCGTCCCAAGCCCAAAGAAGATACGGGTCCGAAGCTTTCTCTCTTGCGAAATAGTGACGGAATCGACTGCGACATGCCCGACTCGTCGGAAAAGCGCTTTTCTGACAGCGATATCAACAAAAATGGCGACGTCCCGAGCGAAACACTCGAAAATCGGCCGAGTTTTCGTCGGTATCACAGCAAAAGTTTGAGTTTATCCGAAAATCGTGTCGCTTTGGGTGCTTCCATCTTCCAACAGCATCGAGATCTGTGGCAACAACGTGCTGCCGGCAAATCTCAACAAAATATCGGACCTCAACGGATACTTTCACGCAATAGAATTGCTCCAGATTTAGTCATGGATCTCCCGAATGACCTTGCGGATGCTCAAATTCGTGCTTCACGCGAATCCTTGGATGGCGAAGCGGAAAATTTAACCTCAGCTGAACGATTTGCGACCCAAAATCAATGTACGTTGAAGAAAAACGAGCGATTTTTGTCGGAAGCTGACATCGGAAAGAAAGAAGTCAAGCTGGAATGCAAAATAATCGCCGAAAAACCAAAAGCGGAAGTCAGACCGCAGCAGGAAAACTTGTCACGCGTTCCAACAGTCGAAATTCAGTGCGGCGATGGGGATGAAAACGACGAATTGCTTCACATAAACGAACCCGGATCATCTGGCGGCTTGGAGGAAAAGCAAAATATGTCACGTTCCTTGCGCGATGTCTCGAAATCGCCAATTCCGCTTCATAACACGCAAAAATTCGCATCGCAGTTCGCGGGACTTCATCTCACGGGCGGATGCATGGGCAAAGCAGATACCGCAGCACAGGGCAATTTGACGTCATTCAAGCCGCAAGTCAAAGTAAAGCcacaaattatgaaaaaaccgCTCGTTCTTCCTCCGACAACGCCTGAGATGAATCGACGTGCCAGCAgtcaagaataa